In the Oncorhynchus nerka isolate Pitt River linkage group LG2, Oner_Uvic_2.0, whole genome shotgun sequence genome, one interval contains:
- the LOC115123360 gene encoding ly6/PLAUR domain-containing protein 6-like, with protein MMEAWPAAWVLVLTLIVDWLEAAQSRDFTVNDIILLHPSTTPHPGGFKCFTCKDAPDNYECNRWAPDVYCPRETRYCYTLHVLDVQGNTVSVAKRCVALAHCLSTGCTQDNHEGYKVCTACCEGNICNMQLPRNKTDAIFSTTSLLHSSNGLLTHYWLLTGCLSSTVISVMLSNSL; from the exons ATGATGGAGGCCTGGCCGGCAGCCTGGGTTCTAGTTTTAACGCTAATCGTTGATTGGCTGGAAGCGGCTCAATCGCGGGACTTCACTGTGAACGacatcatcctcctccatccatcaA CCACACCTCATCCTGGAGGGTTCAAGTGCTTCACATGTAAAGATGCACCAGACAACTACGAATGCAATCGCTGGGCTCCGGACGTATACTGCCCACGAG aGACCAGGTACTGCTACACCCTCCATGTGTTGGACGTCCAGGGGAACACCGTGTCTGTGGCCAAACGCTGCGTGGCCCTGGCCCACTGTCTGTCTACAGGCTGCACCCAGGACAACCATGAAGGATACAAG GTCTGCACTGCTTGCTGTGAAGGAAACATCTGTAACATGCAGTTGCCAAGAAACAAGACAGATGCCATCTTttccaccacctctctcctccacagcagtAACGGTCTACTCACACACTACTGGCTGCTCACTGGCTGTCTGAGCTCTaccgtcatcagcgtcatgctatccaacagtctatga